CATGCCAGTACCGGTCTGATTTCATCAATATAGGTAATTAATTAGCTTCTCATCAGTAATTTGCCCtaatttgataatgtgaagagtTAATTGCAATTACATATTTCTATCTCACTCTACATGTCTGGATATTTCCTGGCAGGTGGTTTTGATCGTAGTATCAAAGGTTGGGGGTTGGAGGACGTGCACTTGTATAGGAAGTACCTTCACAGCAAATTGATGGTAATTCGCTGTCCATCTCGTGGCCTTTTCCACTTGTGGCATGAGAAGAAGTGTGGAGATGAGCTTCCTCCAGACAAGTACAAGATGTGCATGCAGACCAAAGCCATGAGCGAGGCCTCGCATGGCCAGCTGGGGGAGCTCTTCTTCAAACGAGAGCTTGAGGCTCATTTGAACTCAAAGAAAAGAGTGCTATGATGTTCTGGTTTTCATGATCATTTAGAGTGGAGGAAGAGAACAGTGCTTGTTTTCAGCAGTCAATAATatgacatcaaaacatgtttgttttattaaaaaacatgaagaatGTGATCTATATTGTCTCTTATGAACTTTTTTCAATGAGTGGTTTAATTTAATAGAACTAGTATTAAAAAGAACTATGAAGGATTTATGATCTGtaaatttattttctttggtggtgtgaataaaaagaaatgaaaacaatgcacATTCCAATTTTCAAGGGCCTCATTTGCTGTTTTAACAGGCATTTAATTTGCTCCATGAGCCTcaccattttacatttttactgtaacaTTTATCtacataaaaaatacatgtgGTGATTTAACACAAACAACTGTCATACGTCAAACTACAATGAAAATTCCCTTTAGATTCCAGGGAAAATTATGCTTCCCTTTTCTATGCTCTACAATACAGGAGGTTGATTGTCGTGATGTTGAGAGATTTCCACGGGTCATATGTCATGTATGACATCTGTCTTTTTTCAGCAAACTTGTCTATAAACGTTTAAaacgtaaaaaataaaatttctTAATATAAAAGAGCCTTTGAATCAGTCAGTGCTCAGGCCATAATTACCAAAAATGCCTTAcgatcagaaaaaaaacaaaaaaatgttgttgtacTTCAGTGATTGATCCAGTTTAACTATAAAAGTATCATGGGGTTTGATTGTTAATAGTCGAGTTGGTGAAAAACATCCATgtcagcagattttttttttttttgttaaaaggTGTAGATTTAATTGGTCAGCTGACAATGAAGCAAGTAGTTTTTTGCAGAAGTATTGTTTTGTCAACATCATGAGGCAATTTATGAGCtgtatacagtactgtacatcaTTCATGTACATTCTGCGACCTTTGGCATTTGTATTTGAATGATGAGTTAACCTCATACAATATGTGCATGTAAATGCTCATGCATGTTTAGAATGAAGTTTGaataatagacctttttcacagcagatatttgtcgacATGAAATAGGACAAATATTTATTAGGGTTGGTTTCAACCAGAATTGTGATAAATAACTATGCTGTACGTTAGTCTGATTACCTAAAAGTCTTTATTTACCGAACATGGTTGGCACAGGGATGAGGAAGTCTCTTTAGGGCTGAAGTTACTTGAGTCACATGGGGGAGGGCTTTGTGCGGAAATGCAAATGGTCTTCCAAAAAAAGACTAGAACGTGGGGCCAGGAGAGGAAGGTTTTCATCCAGTTCTGTCTGGCTTCAGTGATTTACAACAACTTGTGTTAATCTAGTCATGATGACACTGTGTGGAGCCCTGATCCTGTTCATGACTGTGTCTACAGGTAAGAACAGCTTAGCACTTGTTCTTTGACAATTTACCTTCGAGTGAGAAATTTGTATAAGTAGCTCAAGTTCCGTCATCGTGGTTGTCTCATGTCATGTCTGAAAGAGACAACAAGACACTAAGCAACAAAGTATACCTTGTGTGATTCTTAAAAACGCACAGCGGTAAATGTAAAATtgtgaatttaaattttttttaaaagattttttccACAACTGCAATATTTATTATTGCTAGAAATATGTCAAACTATTCCTTTGAACTCCATAGTGCAATGTAGCCAAGTACTGTTTAGTTGAAATAAAGAGGAACAAAGTACTTCATGTCTTCAGCTGATTCAATATGCTCACTTTCACAAGGTAGAAAAAAAATACCCAAACAATGTAAATGTCAATGTAGCAAGTTTCATTTGCTACATTCCTCTCATTCATCATCCCTCTTTTCTAGTTTTCCTGCTGGTATTTCAAGTAAATGTTGTGACAAATGATCatgtaaaacacagacaaaccaaAATCAAAAATGGTGAGAGTTGGGGTTGTATGTGTTCTGTTTCTGCACAGTGGGTGGATTAAGATGCTACACGTGCACAGCTTCAGACCCAAAATCCTGTACAGACACCACATCATGTTCCGTCATCTTCAACCGTTGTTTCTCTCTGAAGTTAAAGGGTAAGTTGTTCTGTCATATCAAAAGTTTCAATTGCTAAGAATTCcaaactcaacaaaaacaatcatgaaacagctgATGTGTTGGGCCTATTTAGCAGAACTAAATGCCTAACGGCAATTACAAGCATTTCAAAAGTTTTCCCACTGTGATTTGCAGGTTACAACATTATTACCAAGGGCTGCCAAACCAGTGTAG
The DNA window shown above is from Solea senegalensis isolate Sse05_10M linkage group LG5, IFAPA_SoseM_1, whole genome shotgun sequence and carries:
- the LOC122769506 gene encoding secreted Ly-6/uPAR domain-containing protein 2-like — translated: MMTLCGALILFMTVSTVGGLRCYTCTASDPKSCTDTTSCSVIFNRCFSLKLKGYNIITKGCQTSVACGGAIACCEGNLCNKTIVTAPSVILVLVSSAIFRLFL